Proteins from a single region of Chryseomicrobium sp. FSL W7-1435:
- a CDS encoding alpha-ketoacid dehydrogenase subunit beta, whose product MAQMTMIQAITDALRCELKDDENVLVFGEDVGVNGGVFRATEGLQKEFGVDRVFDTPLAESGIGGLAVGLSLTGFRPVPEIQFFGFVFEVMDSISGQLARMRFRTGGSFHAPVTIRSPFGGGVHTPEMHADSLELLMTSTPGVKVVIPSTPYDAKGLLIASIRDNDPVIFLEHMKLYRSFRGEVPEESYTIPLGKADVKREGTDITIISYGAMVHEALKAADELEKDGKSAEVIDLRTVQPLDIETIIASVEKTGRAMVVQEAQKQAGIAANVVAEITERAILSLDAPVLRVTAPDTVFPFSQAETVWLPNYKDVLATAKKVLEF is encoded by the coding sequence ATGGCACAAATGACCATGATCCAAGCAATCACAGACGCATTACGCTGTGAATTAAAAGATGACGAAAACGTTCTTGTATTTGGTGAAGACGTTGGCGTAAATGGTGGAGTGTTCCGTGCAACTGAAGGCCTCCAAAAAGAATTCGGTGTAGATCGCGTTTTTGATACACCCCTTGCAGAATCAGGTATTGGTGGATTAGCAGTCGGTTTATCTTTGACTGGCTTCCGTCCGGTTCCAGAGATTCAGTTCTTTGGTTTTGTATTTGAAGTTATGGATTCTATCAGTGGGCAATTAGCGCGTATGCGTTTCCGCACAGGTGGAAGCTTCCATGCACCAGTAACGATTCGTTCTCCATTTGGTGGAGGCGTTCATACACCTGAAATGCACGCAGATAGCCTGGAACTACTTATGACATCAACACCTGGTGTGAAAGTTGTCATTCCATCAACACCTTACGACGCAAAAGGATTACTAATTGCTTCTATTCGTGATAATGATCCTGTTATTTTCTTAGAGCACATGAAATTATATCGTTCGTTCCGTGGTGAAGTACCAGAAGAGTCTTACACAATTCCACTTGGCAAAGCGGATGTAAAACGCGAAGGAACTGATATTACAATCATCTCTTATGGTGCAATGGTACATGAAGCACTAAAAGCAGCTGATGAGCTAGAGAAAGATGGTAAATCTGCTGAAGTTATTGACTTACGTACAGTGCAGCCATTAGATATCGAAACTATCATTGCTTCAGTTGAGAAAACTGGACGTGCTATGGTCGTTCAAGAAGCACAAAAACAAGCAGGTATTGCAGCGAATGTTGTAGCAGAAATTACTGAGCGTGCAATTTTAAGCCTGGATGCACCAGTATTACGTGTTACTGCACCTGACACTGTATTCCCATTCTCACAAGCCGAAACAGTTTGGCTTCCAAACTATAAAGATGTATTAGCAACTGCTAAAAAAGTACTTGAATTTTAA
- the pdhA gene encoding pyruvate dehydrogenase (acetyl-transferring) E1 component subunit alpha, protein MSESKNNHFDAVNVLHEIEEKFELVQVLDEEGNVVNEDLMPELTDDQFVELMSRMVYTRILDQRSISLNRQGRLGFYAPTAGQEASQLASQFALEKEDFILPGYRDVPQIVWHGLPLYQAFLFSRGHFMGNQIPEGVNVFPPQIIIGAQYIQAAGVAMGFQKKGQKAVAVTYTGDGGSSQGDFYEGLNFAGAYKVPAIFFVQNNQFAISTPRSLQTAAKTIAQKGIAAGVPSILVDGMDALAVYAVTKQARERAVAGEGPTFIEALCYRYGPHTMAGDDPTRYRTSETDSEWEKRDPLIRFRAFLTNKGLWTEEKENEVIERAKEEIKEAVKKADAAPKQKVTDLIDIMYDENPYNLDEQKAYYTEKESK, encoded by the coding sequence ATGTCGGAAAGTAAAAACAATCATTTCGATGCAGTGAACGTACTTCATGAAATCGAAGAAAAATTTGAATTGGTGCAAGTGCTAGATGAAGAAGGAAATGTAGTAAACGAGGATCTAATGCCAGAACTAACAGACGATCAGTTCGTAGAATTGATGTCTCGTATGGTCTATACGCGAATTTTAGATCAACGCTCCATTTCACTGAATCGTCAAGGTCGTCTTGGTTTTTACGCACCAACTGCTGGTCAAGAAGCTTCTCAATTAGCTTCTCAGTTTGCGCTTGAAAAAGAAGATTTCATTTTGCCAGGTTATCGCGACGTGCCGCAAATTGTATGGCATGGTCTACCACTTTATCAAGCATTTTTATTTAGCCGTGGCCACTTTATGGGGAACCAGATTCCTGAGGGCGTAAATGTATTCCCACCACAAATTATTATTGGAGCACAGTATATTCAAGCAGCTGGAGTTGCAATGGGCTTCCAGAAAAAAGGTCAAAAAGCTGTAGCTGTAACATACACAGGTGATGGTGGATCTTCTCAAGGTGATTTCTACGAAGGACTTAACTTTGCTGGCGCTTATAAAGTACCTGCAATCTTCTTTGTACAAAATAACCAATTTGCGATCTCTACACCACGCTCACTTCAAACAGCAGCAAAAACAATTGCTCAAAAAGGTATCGCAGCTGGAGTTCCATCGATTCTAGTTGATGGTATGGATGCACTTGCAGTCTATGCAGTGACAAAGCAAGCCCGCGAACGTGCGGTTGCTGGAGAAGGTCCAACTTTCATTGAGGCATTATGTTACCGTTATGGTCCACATACAATGGCAGGGGATGACCCAACGCGTTACCGTACTTCTGAGACAGACTCTGAGTGGGAAAAACGTGATCCACTTATTCGTTTCCGTGCATTCCTAACAAACAAAGGGTTATGGACAGAAGAAAAAGAAAATGAAGTCATTGAACGTGCAAAAGAAGAGATTAAAGAAGCTGTGAAAAAAGCAGATGCTGCACCAAAACAAAAAGTTACTGATTTAATCGATATTATGTACGATGAAAACCCTTATAATCTTGATGAGCAAAAAGCGTACTACACAGAAAAGGAGTCGAAGTAA